Proteins encoded together in one Streptomyces sp. TLI_171 window:
- a CDS encoding DUF4229 domain-containing protein, producing the protein MSSKNHATLRYTSLRASIFLACLLIALLLGHFEVIPVGGEAGLVFLVVLAMVASSAVSYALLGKQRDEMSAQIAARVEARKARSAVRDAAEDAADDAARAAAAQQAAQAHQAQAG; encoded by the coding sequence TACACCTCGCTGCGGGCGAGCATCTTCCTGGCCTGCCTGCTGATCGCGCTGCTGCTCGGCCACTTCGAGGTGATCCCGGTGGGCGGCGAGGCCGGCCTGGTGTTCCTGGTGGTGCTGGCGATGGTGGCCTCCTCGGCGGTCAGCTACGCGCTGCTGGGCAAGCAGCGCGACGAGATGTCCGCGCAGATCGCCGCGCGGGTCGAGGCCCGCAAGGCCCGCTCCGCGGTGCGCGACGCCGCCGAGGACGCGGCGGACGACGCGGCCCGGGCCGCCGCGGCGCAGCAGGCTGCCCAGGCCCATCAGGCGCAGGCCGGCTGA